The Ictalurus furcatus strain D&B chromosome 5, Billie_1.0, whole genome shotgun sequence genome includes a region encoding these proteins:
- the fam78bb gene encoding protein FAM78B encodes MGCVQSFSCKSRVKRENISVCDMSATIDQCPTVIEENSPIVLRYRTPYFKASARVVMPPIPRHETWVVGWIQACTQMEFYNTYGDIGMSSWELPELRDGMVSAISDSDGVSYPWYGNTTETVTISGPTSKPSRLIVSMNDNFYPSVTWAVPVSENNSPLLTHITRDQSFTTWLVALNVGTCEKILLHTIKWRMKVDIAVDPMMPLGSRARLVGPLHQDQPKILTQMEPIPQNAMGKPNANDAQVLMWRPRRGTPLVVIPSK; translated from the exons ATGGGCTGCGTCCAGAGCTTCAGCTGCAAGTCGCGTGTCAAACGCGAGAACATCAGCGTGTGCGACATGTCGGCTACCATCGACCAGTGCCCGACGGTGATCGAGGAGAACTCGCCGATAGTGCTGCGCTACAGGACGCCGTACTTCAAGGCCTCGGCCCGCGTGGTCATGCCGCCCATCCCTCGCCATGAGACCTGGGTGGTTGGATGGATCCAGGCGTGCACTCAGATGGAATTCTACAACACGTACGGAGACATTGGCAT GTCGAGCTGGGAGCTCCCGGAGCTGAGGGACGGCATGGTGAGTGCGATCAGCGACTCGGACGGAGTGAGCTACCCGTGGTACGGCAACACCACAGAGACAGTAACCATCTCAGGCCCGACATCCAAACCTTCACGCCTCATTGTCAGCATGAACGACAACTTCTACCCAAGTGTGACATGGGCGGTGCCAGTGAGCGAGAACAACTCGCCGCTGCTCACGCACATCACTCGTGACCAGAGCTTCACCACGTGGCTGGTGGCGCTCAACGTCGGCACGTGCGAGAAGATCCTGCTGCATACCATCAAGTGGAGGATGAAAGTGGACATCGCCGTTGATCCCATGATGCCTCTGGGCTCCAGGGCCAGGCTGGTTGGGCCTCTTCACCAGGACCAGCCCAAAATCCTGACCCAAATGGAACCCATTCCCCAGAACGCCATGGGCAAACCCAATGCGAATGATGCCCAGGTGCTCATGTGGCGGCCCAGAAGGGGAACGCCGTTGGTTGTGATCCCCTCGAAGTAG